The Paraburkholderia hospita genome includes a window with the following:
- a CDS encoding branched-chain amino acid ABC transporter permease has protein sequence MSSSNPVLASPRKFKAYSGRSPLLKPALAVSAALIAFVVVPAFGNDYWLNAILIPFLVLSLAGLGLNLVTGYAGQLSLGSAAFMSIGAYATYNLVVRVPALPLAVDLFLGGLITAIAGVLFGLPSLRIKGFYLIVSTLAAQFFVEWIFTRVSWFSNDDTSGVLSAPRLTAFGWKIDTPATRYLLVLGVATVLFALAASLVRSELGRRWMAVRDMDTAARVIGIPIGRTKLLAFALSSFVIGIAGALWAFAYLGTVEPHGFDLNLSFQVLFIIIIGGMGSIRGNFLGAAFIVLLPILLSNAAGSLATIGIEAGQLQNLQKIVFGTLIIVFLIKEPDGLARLVRTARNRLRDWPLRA, from the coding sequence ATGTCATCGTCTAATCCCGTGTTGGCCTCGCCGCGCAAGTTCAAAGCGTACTCGGGGCGCTCGCCGCTGCTGAAACCGGCACTCGCGGTAAGCGCCGCGCTGATCGCATTTGTCGTCGTACCGGCGTTCGGCAACGACTATTGGCTCAACGCGATTCTGATTCCGTTCCTCGTGCTCTCGTTGGCGGGACTCGGATTGAATCTCGTGACCGGTTACGCGGGACAACTGTCTCTCGGGTCCGCCGCGTTCATGTCGATCGGCGCCTATGCCACCTACAACCTGGTCGTGCGCGTGCCGGCGTTGCCGCTGGCCGTCGATCTGTTTCTCGGCGGACTGATCACCGCTATTGCCGGCGTGCTGTTTGGCCTGCCGAGTTTGCGCATCAAAGGCTTCTATCTAATCGTCTCGACCCTGGCCGCGCAGTTCTTCGTGGAATGGATCTTCACGCGGGTGAGCTGGTTTTCCAACGACGATACGTCGGGCGTGCTAAGCGCGCCGCGACTCACGGCGTTCGGCTGGAAAATCGACACGCCCGCCACGCGCTACCTGCTCGTGCTCGGGGTCGCCACGGTGCTGTTCGCTCTCGCAGCCAGTCTCGTGCGCAGCGAGCTCGGCCGACGCTGGATGGCCGTGCGTGACATGGACACGGCCGCACGCGTGATCGGAATTCCGATCGGCCGCACCAAGCTCCTCGCCTTCGCGCTCAGTTCGTTCGTCATCGGCATTGCAGGCGCGCTGTGGGCGTTCGCGTATCTGGGCACGGTCGAGCCGCACGGCTTCGATCTCAATCTGTCGTTCCAGGTGCTGTTCATCATCATCATCGGCGGCATGGGCAGTATCCGCGGGAATTTCCTTGGGGCCGCGTTCATCGTCCTGCTGCCCATCCTTCTTTCGAATGCGGCCGGTTCGCTCGCTACCATCGGCATCGAAGCCGGCCAGTTGCAGAACCTGCAGAAGATCGTCTTCGGCACGCTGATCATCGTTTTCCTCATCAAGGAGCCGGACGGGCTCGCAAGACTGGTTCGGACCGCGCGGAACCGTCTGCGCGACTGGCCGCTGCGGGCATGA
- a CDS encoding cupin domain-containing protein, with translation MKIRTIIAASYVTLAIVTACSASAHDGAGQTVSKNFDEVIPNVPGKSLIAVEVDYAPGAASPPHTHAKSAFIYAYVIKGAIESKVNDGETHIYRAGESWSEPPGAIHSISRNASKTEPAKLIAVFVLDTNDKALTTPIK, from the coding sequence ATGAAGATCCGAACTATCATCGCTGCCAGCTACGTGACACTCGCCATCGTGACGGCCTGCTCAGCTTCGGCCCACGACGGCGCAGGGCAAACCGTCTCGAAGAACTTCGATGAGGTTATTCCCAATGTTCCCGGCAAGTCGCTGATTGCTGTGGAAGTCGACTACGCGCCGGGCGCGGCCTCCCCGCCCCACACTCACGCGAAGTCGGCCTTCATCTACGCCTACGTGATCAAGGGTGCGATCGAGTCGAAGGTGAATGACGGTGAGACGCACATCTATCGGGCAGGCGAGAGTTGGTCCGAACCACCGGGCGCTATCCATTCGATCAGCCGCAACGCGAGCAAGACCGAGCCGGCAAAGCTGATCGCTGTGTTCGTCCTCGACACCAATGACAAAGCTCTGACCACGCCGATCAAATAA
- a CDS encoding DUF3788 domain-containing protein → MKQSAQIGDRIADKSSQPDERTVRDWMGPEAFEHWVELRNWIEATYPGVFAPDWLYGGKKRGWSLRYKKTKAFCTLLPAYGLFSVLVVLGRIERENFEARRYFWSPQLVKLYDEARAYPDGKWLTVPILSADDQHEVKELMSMKRPTLSRG, encoded by the coding sequence GTGAAACAGTCCGCACAGATCGGCGATAGAATCGCCGACAAATCTTCGCAACCTGATGAGCGCACTGTCCGCGACTGGATGGGGCCGGAGGCGTTTGAACATTGGGTCGAACTACGCAACTGGATCGAGGCAACCTACCCCGGTGTTTTCGCGCCAGATTGGTTATATGGCGGCAAGAAACGCGGTTGGTCACTGCGCTACAAGAAGACCAAGGCCTTCTGCACTCTGCTTCCGGCATACGGGCTGTTTTCGGTTCTGGTAGTCTTGGGGCGAATTGAGCGAGAGAACTTTGAGGCGCGGCGTTATTTCTGGAGCCCACAGTTGGTCAAGCTCTACGATGAAGCCCGCGCATACCCTGACGGGAAATGGCTGACTGTCCCGATCTTATCTGCGGATGATCAGCATGAGGTGAAAGAGCTTATGAGTATGAAGCGCCCTACACTTTCACGCGGTTGA
- a CDS encoding glutathione S-transferase N-terminal domain-containing protein: protein MTLHHPIFTRWPAQYPDRLQLFSLPTPNGVKVGIMLEETGLAYEAHRIDIMANENHDPAFLALNPNGKIPAIFDPHGPGRRPLPLFESGAILIYLADKTGRLLSTDPNIRYETIQWLMWQMGGVGPMFGQVGFFNKFAGKAYEDKRPRDRYATESARLLGVLDERLGDRDWVMGADYSIADISLLGWVRNLIGFYEARELVGFDRFAHVQRWYDRGLARPAVQRGLEVAAA, encoded by the coding sequence ATGACGCTTCATCATCCAATTTTCACCCGTTGGCCGGCGCAGTATCCTGATCGGCTCCAGCTCTTTTCCCTACCGACACCCAATGGAGTGAAGGTCGGCATCATGCTAGAGGAGACGGGCTTGGCCTACGAGGCGCACCGTATCGACATCATGGCGAACGAGAACCACGATCCGGCATTCCTCGCGCTCAACCCCAACGGCAAAATTCCGGCGATCTTCGATCCTCACGGTCCAGGCAGACGGCCACTTCCGTTGTTCGAATCGGGAGCGATCCTGATCTATCTCGCCGATAAGACGGGGCGGCTGCTCTCCACCGATCCCAACATTAGATACGAAACGATCCAGTGGCTGATGTGGCAGATGGGCGGTGTCGGGCCGATGTTCGGTCAGGTTGGCTTCTTCAACAAATTCGCCGGTAAAGCCTATGAGGACAAGCGCCCGCGCGACCGCTACGCAACCGAATCAGCACGGCTGCTCGGTGTCCTCGACGAGCGGCTCGGGGACCGCGACTGGGTGATGGGCGCTGACTACAGCATTGCCGATATCTCACTGCTTGGCTGGGTGCGCAACCTGATCGGCTTTTACGAAGCGCGCGAACTCGTCGGCTTCGACCGCTTCGCACATGTCCAGCGCTGGTACGACCGTGGTCTCGCGCGTCCGGCAGTGCAGCGCGGGTTAGAAGTGGCGGCGGCCTGA
- a CDS encoding AMP-binding protein, whose protein sequence is MTAHAQPSTLPEWLRHQAQRRPHAVALRYKRLGTWHALSWQDVATAVEQLAAGLAQRGFTAGDALLLVSHPREEALLLSLAAQWNGGVAIPLDPQIADGTLRAAFSQLAPRFVFAADDSQLDRLLAHDGLRVIDANPRNLPPHPHPAVTDYRALLIRHEGRFTSTARPHDDAFAFVRLDADGQLVAQRFSHATLVREAEQLIGTEKLTARDDAFAARAFAAASQARYLIAPWVVSGFRLNFPESLATRDNDRRELAPTLVAGTRETYARVAQFVDERLPGARSLRRRLISRAQRGQGGPLARTLTWWLITRPLREVIGFSRTHAALVIGPPLDETTASLFSALRVNVRAWPDTGEWRRVQHPREAAAHVRHGADDAAQQPAY, encoded by the coding sequence ATGACGGCGCACGCACAACCGTCGACGCTACCGGAGTGGCTGCGCCATCAGGCGCAGCGCCGGCCGCATGCCGTCGCGTTGCGCTACAAGCGGCTGGGTACATGGCACGCGTTGTCGTGGCAGGACGTGGCCACGGCGGTCGAGCAACTGGCCGCCGGCCTCGCGCAACGCGGTTTTACTGCGGGCGACGCCTTGCTGCTGGTCAGTCATCCGCGTGAAGAGGCGCTGTTACTGTCGCTCGCGGCTCAGTGGAACGGTGGCGTGGCCATCCCGCTCGATCCGCAAATCGCCGACGGCACGTTGCGCGCGGCGTTCTCCCAGCTTGCGCCACGTTTCGTGTTCGCCGCAGACGACAGCCAGTTGGACCGTCTGCTGGCGCATGACGGATTGCGCGTGATCGACGCCAACCCGCGTAACCTCCCGCCCCATCCGCATCCCGCCGTCACCGACTATCGCGCACTGTTGATCCGCCACGAAGGCCGCTTCACCTCGACCGCGCGTCCGCACGACGACGCGTTCGCCTTCGTGCGTCTGGATGCGGATGGACAACTCGTCGCGCAACGCTTCTCCCATGCGACGCTGGTACGCGAAGCAGAGCAACTCATCGGCACGGAGAAGCTGACCGCTCGCGACGACGCGTTCGCCGCGCGGGCCTTTGCGGCGGCCTCCCAGGCGCGCTACCTGATCGCGCCATGGGTAGTGAGCGGCTTCCGCCTGAATTTTCCGGAGTCGCTGGCGACGCGCGACAACGATCGCCGCGAACTCGCACCGACGCTGGTGGCCGGCACGCGCGAAACCTACGCGCGGGTGGCCCAGTTCGTCGATGAGCGCTTGCCCGGCGCACGCTCATTGCGCCGCCGCCTGATCAGCCGGGCGCAACGCGGACAGGGCGGCCCACTCGCGCGCACCTTGACCTGGTGGCTCATCACCCGCCCGTTGCGCGAGGTGATCGGCTTTTCACGCACCCATGCGGCGCTCGTCATCGGGCCGCCGCTCGACGAGACGACCGCTTCGCTATTCAGCGCGTTACGGGTGAACGTGCGCGCCTGGCCCGATACCGGCGAATGGCGACGCGTCCAACACCCGCGCGAAGCCGCAGCGCATGTGCGCCATGGCGCAGACGACGCGGCGCAACAACCAGCGTATTGA
- a CDS encoding ABC transporter ATP-binding protein — protein sequence MTSSSNALLSLDRISLSFKGVKAITDISFTVRSGEICALIGPNGAGKSSLLNVINGVYQAQQGSVHFDGRAYRRMNPYHAAHSGIARTFQNIALFRRMSVLDNVLTGRNLHRRSTWLEQTLNIGRAHADERVQHQYAEVVIDALDLQRYRHTTVGTLPYGVQKRVELARALAAEPRLLLLDEPMAGMNADEKRAMAGYVLDVNTQFGVTVVLIEHDIGVVMDLSDHVVVLDYGKKIADGAPADVRSNPDVLAAYLGTRH from the coding sequence ATGACTTCGTCTTCCAACGCGCTGCTGTCGCTCGATCGCATCTCGCTGTCGTTCAAAGGCGTGAAAGCGATCACCGATATCAGCTTCACCGTGCGCAGCGGTGAAATCTGCGCATTGATCGGCCCGAACGGCGCGGGCAAAAGCTCGCTGCTCAACGTCATCAATGGGGTGTATCAAGCGCAGCAGGGCAGCGTGCATTTCGACGGCCGCGCCTATCGGCGGATGAATCCGTATCACGCCGCGCACAGCGGCATTGCGCGCACGTTTCAGAACATCGCGCTGTTTCGCCGTATGAGCGTGCTGGACAACGTGCTGACCGGCCGCAATCTGCACCGGCGCAGCACATGGCTCGAACAGACCTTGAACATCGGCCGCGCGCACGCCGATGAACGCGTGCAACACCAATACGCCGAAGTCGTAATCGACGCGCTCGACCTGCAACGTTACCGGCATACCACCGTCGGCACACTGCCGTACGGCGTGCAAAAGCGCGTCGAACTGGCCCGCGCCCTCGCCGCCGAGCCGCGTCTGTTGCTGCTCGACGAGCCCATGGCCGGCATGAATGCCGACGAAAAGCGCGCCATGGCCGGTTATGTGCTCGACGTCAACACGCAATTCGGCGTGACCGTCGTTCTCATCGAGCACGACATCGGCGTGGTCATGGACCTGTCGGATCACGTGGTCGTGCTCGACTACGGCAAGAAGATTGCCGACGGCGCCCCCGCCGACGTGCGCAGCAACCCGGATGTACTGGCCGCCTATCTCGGCACCCGTCATTGA
- a CDS encoding ABC transporter substrate-binding protein: MKLIDSFKKRGTVSRVAATAGLMLALTAAFVPNVRAAGEEYFPLQSYRVGPYAAGGSGFFGGFIDYMNLINKRDGGVNGVKLTWSECETEYVVEKGVECYERLKSGLNGAPAAATNPLSVGIAYATLDRSSADKIPLITINHGRTDSTDGAVFPYVFPLQLNPYSEVSAIVNYIGQQSGGLNQLKGKKIVVLYHGSPYGRETIPVLDALSKKYGFELTQIEVPHPGNEQGSQWLTIHRINPDWVILRGWGVMNPVALKSAQKVGFPANHIIGNIWSNSEEDARPAGEAAKGFISITTHPSGTDFPVIQTINQYVIKPGNGDLKDPARFGTVYYNLGVVNGILNVEALRVAQAKFGDKPLTGEQVRWGFEHLNLDDARLKQLGAYGLVQPLKLSCSDHEGGGAVRFQQWDGQQWKVISGWVQADRALLRPIIEKSANAYAKEKGITPRDCSKDI, from the coding sequence ATGAAGCTCATCGACTCCTTCAAAAAGCGCGGAACGGTCTCGCGCGTGGCGGCTACCGCCGGCCTGATGCTCGCCCTCACCGCTGCGTTCGTACCCAATGTGCGAGCCGCGGGCGAAGAATATTTCCCGCTGCAAAGCTATCGCGTCGGTCCCTATGCGGCGGGCGGCAGCGGTTTCTTCGGCGGCTTCATCGACTATATGAACCTCATCAATAAGCGCGATGGCGGAGTCAATGGCGTCAAACTGACGTGGAGCGAATGCGAAACGGAATATGTCGTGGAAAAAGGCGTCGAATGCTATGAAAGGCTCAAGAGCGGCCTGAACGGTGCCCCCGCGGCGGCGACGAATCCGCTTTCGGTCGGCATCGCCTATGCGACGCTCGACCGGTCGAGCGCCGACAAGATTCCACTCATCACGATCAACCACGGCCGCACGGATTCCACCGACGGCGCGGTGTTCCCGTATGTCTTTCCGCTGCAACTCAACCCCTATAGCGAAGTCTCCGCGATCGTCAATTACATCGGCCAGCAATCAGGCGGCCTGAATCAGCTCAAGGGCAAGAAGATCGTGGTGCTTTACCACGGCTCGCCTTATGGTCGCGAAACGATCCCTGTGCTGGATGCCCTTTCCAAAAAGTACGGTTTCGAGCTCACGCAGATCGAAGTACCGCATCCGGGCAATGAGCAAGGTTCGCAGTGGCTCACCATCCATCGGATCAATCCGGACTGGGTGATTCTGCGTGGCTGGGGCGTGATGAATCCGGTCGCATTGAAATCCGCACAGAAAGTCGGCTTTCCTGCGAATCACATCATCGGCAACATCTGGAGTAATTCGGAAGAAGATGCGCGCCCGGCGGGCGAAGCCGCGAAAGGTTTCATTTCGATCACGACGCATCCTTCAGGTACCGACTTCCCCGTCATTCAGACGATCAACCAGTACGTAATCAAGCCAGGCAACGGTGACCTGAAAGATCCTGCGCGTTTCGGCACGGTGTACTACAACCTGGGCGTGGTCAACGGCATTCTGAATGTCGAGGCGTTGCGCGTAGCGCAAGCCAAATTCGGCGACAAGCCGCTGACGGGCGAACAGGTGCGCTGGGGTTTCGAGCATCTCAATCTCGACGACGCGCGTCTGAAGCAGTTGGGTGCGTATGGACTGGTTCAGCCGTTGAAGCTGTCCTGCTCGGATCACGAAGGCGGCGGTGCCGTGCGCTTCCAGCAGTGGGACGGCCAGCAATGGAAGGTCATCAGCGGCTGGGTGCAGGCAGATCGCGCACTGCTGCGTCCGATCATCGAGAAGTCAGCGAATGCCTACGCCAAGGAGAAAGGTATTACGCCGCGCGATTGCAGCAAGGATATCTGA
- a CDS encoding branched-chain amino acid ABC transporter permease: MGFFLEVLVGGLLAGVMYSMVAIGFVLIYKASGVFNFAQGSMVLFGALTYVSVVERHVNPVLAFGLALAALVLIALLIGRLVLRPLVNRPPIVLFMATLGLSFILEGAAQLFWGAQVHGLELGIDDKPLNVGGVMISQFDMFAAATAGVLVLGLSLLTNRTRLGLSLRAVADDPLAALAIGVRLPRVWAIVWALAGFVSLVAGLLWGARLGVQFSLSLVVLKALPVLIIGGFSSIGGAIVGGLLIGASEKLAEVYVGSLLGGGIENWFPYLLAMLFLLARPVGLFGEPAVERV, encoded by the coding sequence ATGGGATTTTTTCTCGAAGTACTCGTCGGCGGCTTGCTGGCGGGCGTGATGTACTCGATGGTCGCGATCGGCTTCGTGCTGATCTACAAGGCGTCCGGCGTCTTCAATTTCGCGCAGGGGTCGATGGTGCTGTTCGGCGCGCTGACCTACGTGAGCGTCGTCGAGCGGCATGTGAACCCGGTCCTCGCGTTTGGTCTCGCGCTCGCGGCACTGGTGCTGATTGCCTTGCTGATCGGCCGTCTCGTGCTGCGCCCGCTGGTGAATCGCCCGCCCATCGTCCTCTTCATGGCGACGCTGGGTCTGAGCTTCATTCTGGAAGGCGCCGCGCAGTTGTTCTGGGGCGCTCAGGTGCACGGCCTGGAGCTGGGCATCGACGACAAACCGCTGAACGTGGGCGGCGTCATGATCAGCCAGTTCGACATGTTTGCCGCGGCCACCGCCGGCGTGCTGGTGCTCGGCCTGTCGCTGCTGACCAATCGCACGCGGCTCGGTTTGTCGTTGCGCGCCGTGGCCGACGACCCGCTCGCCGCGCTGGCCATCGGCGTGCGGCTGCCGCGGGTCTGGGCAATCGTGTGGGCGCTGGCCGGGTTCGTCAGCCTCGTGGCGGGGCTTCTGTGGGGCGCGCGGCTCGGCGTGCAGTTCTCGTTGTCGCTGGTCGTGCTGAAGGCGCTGCCGGTGCTGATTATCGGCGGTTTTTCGTCGATCGGCGGGGCGATTGTCGGCGGCTTGCTGATCGGCGCGTCGGAGAAGCTTGCCGAAGTGTATGTGGGCAGCCTGCTCGGTGGCGGCATCGAAAACTGGTTTCCGTACCTGCTTGCAATGCTGTTCCTGCTCGCGCGGCCCGTCGGTCTATTCGGCGAACCCGCCGTCGAACGTGTGTGA
- the msuE gene encoding FMN reductase — MSNRLKVVAVSGGLQRPSRTLVVVKRVLAALGDAVPVDTHLVELGQIASSLAGAVHRAQVPVDVEAHIKAIESADLLVVGSPVYRASYTGLFKHLFDLVHHEALFDVPVLLAATGGSDRHALVIDHQLRPLFSFFQARTLPIGVYASEVDFNGYAISNPALEERIALAVTRALPWLHAGRLPDAFAQAATLAA, encoded by the coding sequence ATGAGCAACAGATTGAAAGTGGTCGCGGTCTCCGGTGGATTGCAACGGCCGTCACGCACCCTCGTCGTGGTCAAACGTGTTCTCGCGGCACTCGGCGACGCAGTGCCGGTCGACACGCATCTCGTCGAACTCGGCCAGATCGCCTCGAGTCTCGCCGGCGCGGTTCATCGCGCGCAGGTCCCCGTCGACGTGGAGGCGCACATCAAGGCCATTGAATCGGCCGACCTGCTGGTGGTGGGAAGCCCGGTCTACCGGGCGTCGTACACCGGACTCTTCAAGCATTTGTTCGATCTCGTGCATCACGAGGCGCTCTTCGATGTGCCGGTTCTGCTCGCCGCGACCGGCGGCAGCGATCGCCACGCGCTCGTCATCGATCATCAGTTGCGTCCGCTGTTCAGCTTCTTTCAGGCGCGCACGCTGCCGATCGGCGTGTACGCGTCCGAGGTGGACTTCAACGGCTATGCCATCTCGAACCCGGCGCTAGAAGAGCGCATTGCACTGGCGGTGACGCGCGCGCTGCCCTGGCTGCATGCGGGCCGCCTCCCCGATGCGTTTGCGCAGGCCGCGACACTGGCTGCATAA
- the sfnG gene encoding dimethylsulfone monooxygenase SfnG: MSQNPTHDDVKFAYWVPNVSGGLVVSTIEQRTDWSLEYNQKLAQTAEQAGFDYALSQIRFTAGYGAEYQHESVSFSQALLHATTKLKVLAAILPGPWNPAVVAKQLATIDHISNGRIAINVVSGWFKGEFTAIGEPWLEHDERYRRSNEFIQALKGIWTQDNFTFKGDFYRFNDYTLSPKPVQKPHPEIFQGGSSRAARDNAASVSDWYFTNGNTPENLKAQIDDIQAKAARNNHKVRVGVNAFVIARDTEEEAKAVLDDIIRHAHVEAVQAFGDAVKQAGKASPEGEGNWAKSSFEDLVQYNDGFRTNLIGTPQQIAERIVELKSVGVDLVLAGFLHFIEEVEYFGKRVLPLVRELERKQQAKAA; this comes from the coding sequence ATGAGCCAGAACCCTACTCACGACGACGTCAAGTTCGCCTACTGGGTGCCCAACGTCAGCGGCGGCCTGGTTGTTAGCACGATCGAACAACGCACCGACTGGAGTCTGGAGTACAACCAGAAGCTCGCGCAAACCGCAGAGCAGGCTGGTTTCGACTACGCGCTGAGCCAGATTCGTTTCACCGCCGGCTACGGCGCCGAATATCAGCACGAATCGGTTTCATTCAGTCAGGCGCTGCTGCACGCCACCACCAAACTCAAAGTGCTCGCCGCGATTCTGCCCGGCCCGTGGAATCCCGCAGTCGTTGCCAAACAACTGGCCACGATCGACCATATTTCGAATGGCCGTATCGCGATCAACGTGGTGAGCGGCTGGTTCAAGGGCGAGTTCACCGCGATCGGCGAGCCATGGCTCGAACACGACGAGCGCTATCGGCGTTCAAACGAATTCATTCAGGCGCTCAAAGGCATCTGGACGCAGGACAACTTCACCTTCAAGGGCGACTTCTACCGCTTCAACGACTACACGCTGAGTCCCAAGCCGGTTCAGAAACCTCATCCCGAGATCTTCCAGGGCGGTAGCTCACGCGCCGCTCGCGACAACGCCGCCAGCGTGTCCGACTGGTACTTCACCAATGGCAATACGCCGGAGAACCTGAAAGCGCAGATCGACGACATCCAGGCCAAGGCAGCCAGAAATAACCACAAGGTGCGCGTCGGAGTGAACGCCTTCGTGATTGCGCGCGATACCGAAGAAGAAGCGAAGGCCGTGCTCGACGACATCATCAGGCATGCTCACGTCGAAGCCGTGCAGGCCTTTGGCGATGCGGTGAAGCAGGCCGGTAAGGCTTCGCCCGAGGGCGAAGGTAACTGGGCCAAATCGAGTTTCGAAGACCTCGTGCAATACAACGACGGTTTCCGCACCAATCTTATCGGCACGCCGCAACAGATTGCCGAGCGCATTGTTGAACTGAAGTCAGTGGGCGTGGATCTCGTGCTGGCCGGCTTCCTCCATTTCATCGAAGAGGTGGAGTACTTCGGCAAACGCGTCTTGCCGTTGGTGCGCGAGCTCGAACGCAAACAGCAGGCAAAGGCTGCTTGA
- a CDS encoding ABC transporter ATP-binding protein → MSTAPILQIDDIAVTYSQLIPALRGVSLTVPSGAVVALLGGNGAGKTTTLKAVSSLLRAERGELTSGRIAYRGKSITEADPWTLAGRGLVQVLEGRRCFAHLSVEENLRLGAFVRRPARADLEAELERIYGIFPRLRERRKALAGYTSGGEQQMVAIGRALMARPALVLLDEPSMGLAPQVVEEIFETVAKLNRDDGVSFLLAEQNAAMALRYAKFGYVLESGRIVAKGDAQTLLELDSLRDAYLGGDKPGSGGALKRSRRSQAQSALLNVRMGSVPTWQDR, encoded by the coding sequence ATGAGCACCGCGCCGATCCTGCAGATTGACGACATTGCCGTGACGTATAGCCAGCTCATACCGGCACTGCGCGGCGTTTCACTGACCGTGCCGTCAGGCGCCGTGGTCGCCTTGCTGGGCGGCAACGGGGCCGGCAAGACGACCACGCTCAAGGCTGTTTCGAGCCTGCTGCGCGCCGAACGTGGCGAACTCACCTCGGGTCGCATTGCGTATCGCGGCAAGTCGATTACCGAAGCGGATCCATGGACGCTCGCCGGGCGTGGGCTCGTCCAGGTGCTGGAGGGACGGCGTTGCTTTGCGCATTTGTCGGTGGAAGAGAATCTGCGGCTGGGCGCTTTTGTACGGCGGCCCGCAAGGGCTGACCTCGAGGCGGAGCTCGAGCGCATCTACGGGATCTTTCCGCGACTCAGGGAGCGCCGCAAGGCACTTGCGGGTTATACGTCAGGCGGCGAACAGCAGATGGTCGCGATCGGCCGCGCCTTGATGGCGCGGCCCGCCCTGGTCCTGCTCGACGAGCCTTCAATGGGACTTGCTCCGCAGGTCGTCGAAGAAATCTTCGAGACGGTGGCGAAGCTGAATCGGGACGATGGTGTGAGCTTTCTGCTGGCGGAACAGAACGCCGCGATGGCTTTGCGCTATGCGAAATTCGGGTACGTGCTCGAAAGTGGCCGGATCGTTGCAAAAGGCGATGCACAAACGCTGCTGGAGCTCGACAGTCTGCGAGATGCGTATCTGGGGGGCGACAAACCCGGCAGCGGTGGAGCGCTGAAAAGATCACGCCGATCTCAGGCTCAGTCCGCTTTACTAAACGTCAGGATGGGTTCCGTCCCGACCTGGCAAGATCGGTAG
- a CDS encoding acyl-CoA dehydrogenase family protein produces MNSTYLQQNAPLSVLPDEETPAITETPLQIAQRLAVAFATTATERDAQGGTPKAERDALRTSGLLAMSIPATHGGSGANWRQTLDVVRTLGRADSSLGHVFGFHHLMLATVRLFGSPPQWRSWFEQTARHQWFWGNALNPLDERAVSHSYADWREFSGQKSFCSGALDSEMLIVSARDADARTLLVAAVPTGRTGISVGEDWNNIGQRQTDSGTVTLEKVRVENHELLTEPGPLSTPFACLRPLLAQLILTNTYLGIGESAFNDARHYTLNEARPWHTSGVQTTSADPYILGQYGEFWAGLEAARLLTDRAADRFDAAWAREDALTEAERGEVALAVATAKVAATEIGFSICTRMFDVAGARATHGALRLDRHWRNLRTHTLHDPLAYKLREIGEWTLTQRYPTPSFYS; encoded by the coding sequence ATGAATTCGACTTACCTACAGCAAAACGCACCGCTTTCCGTATTACCTGACGAGGAGACGCCCGCTATCACTGAAACGCCGCTGCAGATCGCACAACGTCTGGCCGTAGCGTTTGCCACGACCGCGACCGAGCGCGACGCCCAGGGTGGCACGCCGAAAGCCGAGCGGGATGCGTTGCGCACCAGCGGTCTGCTGGCGATGAGTATTCCCGCGACGCACGGCGGTTCCGGCGCCAACTGGCGGCAAACGCTGGACGTGGTGCGCACGCTTGGCCGCGCGGACAGCTCGCTTGGGCATGTGTTCGGCTTTCATCATCTGATGCTGGCGACCGTGCGTCTGTTCGGCTCGCCGCCGCAGTGGCGTTCGTGGTTCGAGCAGACGGCGCGCCATCAATGGTTCTGGGGCAATGCGCTGAATCCGCTAGACGAGCGGGCGGTGAGCCACTCGTACGCGGACTGGCGGGAGTTCAGCGGACAGAAGAGCTTCTGTTCCGGCGCGCTCGATTCCGAAATGCTGATCGTGTCTGCGCGGGACGCGGATGCACGAACGCTGCTGGTCGCGGCCGTGCCGACAGGGCGTACAGGTATCTCGGTTGGCGAGGACTGGAACAATATCGGTCAGCGGCAAACGGATAGTGGCACGGTGACGCTTGAAAAGGTACGCGTGGAGAATCATGAGCTCCTGACCGAGCCAGGGCCGCTGTCGACGCCTTTCGCCTGCCTGCGTCCCTTGCTCGCGCAACTGATCCTGACGAATACCTATCTGGGCATCGGCGAAAGCGCGTTCAATGATGCGCGTCACTACACGCTGAACGAAGCACGTCCATGGCACACGTCCGGTGTGCAAACCACGTCGGCGGACCCATATATTCTCGGTCAGTACGGCGAGTTCTGGGCGGGCCTCGAGGCGGCGCGTCTCTTGACCGACCGCGCGGCGGACCGTTTCGATGCCGCCTGGGCCCGCGAGGACGCGCTGACCGAGGCCGAACGCGGCGAAGTGGCGTTGGCCGTTGCAACGGCCAAAGTCGCCGCTACCGAAATCGGCTTCAGTATCTGTACCCGGATGTTCGACGTGGCCGGTGCCCGCGCGACACACGGCGCGCTGAGGCTGGACCGCCATTGGCGAAATTTGCGTACCCATACGCTCCATGATCCGCTCGCCTACAAGCTTCGTGAAATCGGCGAATGGACCTTGACGCAACGATATCCGACGCCGAGTTTCTACTCATGA